A genomic segment from Chitinophaga niabensis encodes:
- a CDS encoding DUF2911 domain-containing protein, producing the protein MKTFTFTICLTWCVTSLFAQSLLNIPHQGGNKKAAVSERIGLTEVTINYDRPGVKGREGKVWGQLVHVGFENPGFGSSKSAPWRAGANENTTIEFSSDVKIEGQPLAKGKYGFFIAYGPEESTLIFSKNSSSWGHYFYDDKEDALRVKVKPVALDKSVEWLKYEFMNETDNSATIGLEWEKLMIPFKVEVNAVEEQLASIRKELRSEKGFMWESWSHAAQYCLEHNTNLNEALLWTDTATGPNFGGDKSFTAWSTKAQILSKLGQEAKAAEIMKKALPFGGMNDIHQYGRQLLAQKKSKEALEIFKMNYDQHPGEYTTLMGLTRGYSGAGDYKNALKFATQALAAAPGADAKKQLQQHIAKLKEGKDIN; encoded by the coding sequence ATGAAAACGTTCACCTTCACCATTTGCCTAACGTGGTGCGTAACATCCTTATTTGCACAATCTTTATTAAACATTCCTCACCAGGGGGGCAACAAAAAAGCCGCTGTGTCAGAGCGGATCGGCCTCACAGAAGTAACCATCAATTATGACAGGCCCGGTGTAAAAGGCCGGGAGGGTAAGGTCTGGGGGCAGCTTGTTCATGTTGGTTTTGAGAACCCTGGTTTCGGCAGCAGCAAATCTGCTCCCTGGCGTGCCGGCGCGAATGAAAACACAACCATTGAATTCAGCAGCGATGTAAAGATCGAGGGGCAGCCCCTGGCAAAAGGGAAGTACGGCTTTTTTATTGCTTATGGCCCAGAGGAGTCTACGCTTATCTTTTCTAAAAACTCCAGCTCCTGGGGACATTATTTTTATGACGATAAGGAAGATGCCCTGCGTGTAAAAGTGAAACCGGTAGCATTGGATAAGAGTGTGGAGTGGCTGAAGTATGAATTTATGAATGAAACAGATAACTCCGCCACTATTGGCCTGGAATGGGAAAAGCTGATGATCCCTTTCAAAGTGGAAGTAAATGCAGTGGAAGAACAACTGGCTTCTATCCGCAAAGAGTTACGTTCTGAAAAAGGTTTTATGTGGGAGAGCTGGAGCCATGCGGCACAGTACTGTTTAGAACATAACACCAACCTGAATGAAGCACTGCTGTGGACGGATACCGCCACTGGCCCCAATTTCGGAGGTGATAAAAGTTTTACTGCCTGGAGTACCAAGGCACAAATACTTTCCAAACTGGGGCAGGAGGCAAAAGCTGCTGAAATTATGAAGAAGGCGCTTCCATTCGGCGGAATGAATGACATACACCAATATGGCCGTCAATTACTGGCACAGAAAAAGAGTAAGGAAGCGCTGGAGATCTTTAAGATGAACTATGATCAGCATCCTGGTGAATACACTACACTGATGGGTTTAACACGTGGTTATTCCGGTGCAGGGGATTATAAAAATGCCCTCAAATTTGCTACGCAGGCACTGGCAGCAGCTCCTGGCGCTGACGCCAAAAAGCAGCTGCAACAGCACATTGCGAAGTTGAAAGAAGGGAAAGATATTAATTAA
- a CDS encoding DUF2157 domain-containing protein, producing MNIQLFEKLSGEGLVSPGSLQKVKAAEGKRLFSLHWELKTILYLGVLLLSGGLGILIYKNIDTIGHQAILFAIAALCLGCFYYAQKHKPHFSWNKVLSPNSLFDYSVLLGCLLFVTFISYMQAQYNVFGTRYGLAAFFPMVLLSFSAYYFDHIGVLSLAITNFAAWLGVSITPYHIFSQNDFSSDRLIYTGLFLGVFLIAAGLFSTKKNIKQHFAFTYHNFGTNILFISLISAMVVFERMYLLWFLLLAGVAYAIYTMALKNRSFYFLLITILYAYVGLTYVVLRSLFIQDLDTITLALFYLVGSGVGLVVLLVHLNKKVKQHDSL from the coding sequence ATGAACATACAATTGTTTGAAAAACTTTCAGGAGAAGGCCTCGTTTCCCCTGGATCACTCCAAAAAGTAAAAGCCGCGGAAGGCAAAAGGCTCTTTTCCCTGCATTGGGAATTAAAGACCATCCTCTACCTCGGTGTATTGCTCCTCAGCGGCGGGCTGGGCATCCTCATTTACAAGAACATAGACACGATCGGGCACCAGGCTATTTTGTTTGCCATTGCCGCACTTTGCCTGGGATGTTTTTATTATGCCCAGAAGCATAAACCACATTTCTCCTGGAACAAGGTGCTTTCTCCCAACAGTCTTTTCGATTACAGTGTACTACTGGGCTGTTTGCTCTTTGTGACCTTCATCTCCTACATGCAGGCGCAATACAATGTTTTCGGCACGCGTTATGGCCTGGCCGCTTTTTTCCCGATGGTGCTGTTATCCTTCAGTGCTTATTACTTTGATCACATCGGTGTGCTTAGTTTGGCCATCACGAACTTTGCGGCATGGCTGGGTGTTTCCATTACACCCTATCATATCTTCTCACAAAATGATTTCAGCAGCGACCGGCTGATCTATACCGGGTTGTTTTTAGGGGTGTTCCTTATTGCAGCGGGACTGTTCAGTACGAAAAAGAATATCAAGCAACATTTTGCTTTCACGTATCACAACTTCGGCACAAATATTTTATTCATCTCCCTGATCTCCGCAATGGTAGTGTTTGAACGCATGTACCTGCTCTGGTTCTTACTACTCGCCGGAGTTGCCTATGCTATTTATACCATGGCATTAAAGAACCGTTCCTTCTACTTTTTACTGATCACTATCCTCTATGCATATGTGGGGCTAACCTATGTAGTATTACGTTCCCTGTTCATCCAGGACCTGGATACCATTACGCTGGCACTGTTCTATCTCGTGGGCTCCGGCGTTGGTTTAGTTGTGCTCCTTGTTCACCTCAACAAAAAAGTAAAACAGCATGATAGCCTATAA
- a CDS encoding SDR family NAD(P)-dependent oxidoreductase, with amino-acid sequence MDLQLKGKTAFISGSTQGIGFAIALQLLKEGAFVVINGRTEDRVKEAVAKLQQQVPGATVSGVAADFSKAADVNKLIEKLPVVDILVNNAGIFEPKPFEEITDEEWLRFFEVNVLSGVRLSRHYFQHMLQQNWGRIIFISSESAVMVPEEMIHYGMTKTAQLSISRGLAELTKNTNVTVNTVMPGPTKSEGVVEFIKQVAISKDITPEEAEKDFFKTMRPSSLIQRFADVSEIANLVTYVASPLSSATNGAALRADGGLVKSIV; translated from the coding sequence ATGGACTTACAATTAAAAGGAAAAACGGCTTTTATCAGTGGCTCTACACAAGGGATCGGTTTTGCCATCGCATTACAGTTGTTAAAGGAAGGTGCCTTCGTAGTCATTAATGGCAGAACGGAAGACAGGGTGAAAGAAGCAGTGGCAAAACTTCAACAGCAGGTGCCCGGAGCTACCGTATCGGGTGTAGCTGCAGATTTTTCAAAAGCAGCAGACGTAAATAAACTGATCGAAAAGTTGCCGGTGGTAGATATCCTGGTGAATAACGCAGGGATCTTTGAACCTAAGCCATTCGAAGAAATAACAGACGAAGAATGGCTCCGTTTCTTTGAAGTGAATGTACTGAGCGGTGTGCGTTTATCCCGCCACTATTTCCAACATATGCTGCAACAGAACTGGGGCAGGATCATCTTCATCTCCAGTGAGTCTGCCGTAATGGTACCGGAAGAAATGATCCATTACGGGATGACTAAAACAGCACAACTATCTATCAGCCGCGGATTAGCAGAGCTGACCAAAAACACCAATGTAACCGTGAATACGGTAATGCCTGGCCCTACAAAATCCGAAGGTGTGGTGGAATTTATTAAACAGGTGGCCATCAGCAAAGACATCACGCCGGAAGAAGCGGAAAAAGACTTCTTCAAAACCATGCGCCCTTCTTCTCTCATTCAGCGCTTTGCGGATGTATCCGAAATAGCCAACCTCGTAACTTACGTTGCCAGCCCGCTTTCTTCCGCCACCAATGGCGCTGCCTTACGTGCAGACGGAGGACTGGTGAAATCTATCGTTTAA
- a CDS encoding SGNH/GDSL hydrolase family protein, producing MKRLSTMFLVCSAFALFSFAPAKKKKVIFFGDSITQAGVGPEGYITQMKSILPSDGYELIGAGIGGNKVYDLYLRMEDDVLNKQPDIVVIYIGVNDVWHKSTHGTGTDLDKFEKFYRALIKKIQANNAKVVLCTPAVIGEKKDGDNAQDADLNKFSDVIRKISEDTKLPLCDLRKLFMDYNLRHNTENNEKGILTSDRVHLNKEGNALVAKSLSDIIAKL from the coding sequence ATGAAAAGACTATCGACAATGTTCCTCGTTTGCAGTGCCTTTGCGTTGTTCTCTTTTGCTCCGGCTAAAAAGAAAAAAGTGATCTTCTTCGGTGATTCCATTACGCAGGCAGGTGTAGGCCCGGAAGGATATATTACGCAGATGAAATCAATCCTTCCTTCGGATGGATATGAACTGATAGGTGCCGGTATAGGCGGCAACAAAGTATATGATCTTTACCTGCGTATGGAAGACGATGTACTCAATAAACAACCGGACATCGTTGTGATCTATATCGGCGTAAATGATGTATGGCATAAAAGCACACATGGCACCGGCACCGACCTGGACAAATTTGAAAAGTTCTATCGTGCGCTGATCAAAAAGATCCAGGCCAATAATGCGAAAGTAGTGCTATGTACACCCGCAGTGATCGGAGAAAAGAAAGACGGAGACAATGCGCAGGATGCAGACCTCAATAAATTCAGCGATGTGATCCGGAAGATCAGTGAGGATACAAAATTACCTTTATGTGATCTCCGTAAATTGTTCATGGATTACAACCTCCGGCATAACACGGAGAACAATGAAAAAGGGATCCTTACCTCTGATCGCGTGCATTTGAACAAAGAAGGAAATGCACTGGTGGCAAAGAGTTTATCGGATATTATTGCAAAGCTTTAA
- a CDS encoding redoxin domain-containing protein, with protein sequence MLEIGTQAPDFSLHSTPDQKVSLQDFKGKNVILAFYPADWSPVCGDQMALYNEMLSIFKKYDAQILGISVDSAWSHTAYSQDRKLHFPLLSDFEPKGAVAKKYDVYDAKEGQCERGLYVLDGEGIVRWHYLSPVGINPGADGIIEALETITKK encoded by the coding sequence ATGTTAGAAATAGGAACACAAGCGCCTGACTTTTCACTCCATTCCACTCCTGACCAGAAAGTATCTTTACAGGATTTTAAAGGAAAGAATGTAATACTGGCTTTTTACCCGGCAGACTGGAGCCCTGTTTGCGGCGACCAGATGGCATTATACAATGAGATGTTGTCTATCTTCAAAAAATATGATGCGCAGATCCTGGGCATTTCTGTAGACAGCGCCTGGAGTCATACCGCCTATTCGCAGGACAGGAAATTACATTTCCCTCTCCTCTCGGACTTTGAGCCCAAAGGAGCCGTAGCAAAGAAATACGATGTATACGATGCCAAAGAAGGGCAATGTGAAAGAGGTTTATATGTATTGGATGGTGAAGGGATCGTACGCTGGCACTACCTCTCGCCTGTAGGCATCAATCCGGGTGCAGACGGGATCATTGAAGCGCTGGAGACTATCACCAAAAAATAA
- a CDS encoding DsbA family protein, whose product MAKLSPPVNNEDHAEGAADAPVTLVEYGDFQCPHCGAAHPILKQLQQVHGKDLRLIFRHFPLSNSHPMAIPAALAAEAAAKQGKFWEMHDMIFEHQNELSPEAFLKFAGKLKLDLKAFEKDSEDESLAEKVDASFESGVRSGVNGTPSFFINGSKYNGGYDAASLSEAITAAAQ is encoded by the coding sequence ATGGCTAAACTTTCCCCACCGGTTAATAACGAAGATCATGCAGAAGGTGCTGCAGACGCTCCCGTTACCCTGGTAGAATATGGTGATTTTCAATGCCCTCATTGTGGTGCGGCACATCCTATTTTAAAGCAATTGCAACAGGTGCATGGCAAAGACCTGCGGCTCATCTTCCGTCATTTCCCTTTATCAAATTCACATCCCATGGCTATTCCTGCAGCATTGGCAGCAGAAGCCGCGGCAAAGCAGGGTAAGTTCTGGGAAATGCATGATATGATCTTTGAACACCAGAATGAGCTAAGCCCTGAAGCATTCCTAAAGTTCGCCGGTAAATTAAAGCTGGACCTGAAAGCTTTTGAAAAAGACAGTGAAGATGAATCATTAGCGGAAAAAGTGGATGCTTCTTTTGAAAGTGGTGTGCGCAGCGGCGTGAATGGCACACCTTCCTTCTTTATCAACGGCAGCAAATATAACGGCGGCTACGATGCCGCTTCTCTCTCTGAAGCGATTACGGCTGCAGCACAATAA
- a CDS encoding response regulator transcription factor, with product MVHLGIIEDDAEIRNTLVEFFNDQPGFTCIVTAGTVEAFMDAWENDVRLDIVLSDIGLPGESGIAGISQIKKRSPQCQVVMLTVYDDPDRIFQALCAGATGYLLKQTPLLKIKEGLLSLNEGGAPMSPGIARKVVAYFNPKTPDTIPLKITPREAQVVQAIEEGLTNKEVAIRLGISLETVKSHIKSIYQKLEVNSRHAIIRGKY from the coding sequence ATGGTACACTTAGGCATAATAGAAGACGACGCGGAGATCAGGAATACACTGGTTGAGTTCTTTAATGATCAGCCCGGCTTTACCTGTATTGTTACTGCCGGTACGGTAGAAGCCTTTATGGATGCCTGGGAAAATGATGTACGCCTGGACATAGTTCTCTCAGACATTGGCCTGCCCGGCGAATCCGGCATTGCAGGCATCAGCCAGATAAAGAAACGTTCCCCTCAATGCCAGGTGGTAATGCTCACGGTATACGATGATCCGGACAGGATCTTCCAGGCCCTGTGCGCCGGCGCTACCGGTTATTTACTGAAACAAACGCCGCTGCTAAAGATAAAAGAAGGCCTGCTTTCCCTGAATGAAGGAGGCGCCCCCATGTCTCCGGGCATTGCACGTAAAGTAGTCGCTTATTTCAATCCTAAAACCCCGGATACCATCCCTTTAAAGATCACGCCGCGGGAAGCACAGGTGGTACAGGCCATTGAAGAAGGACTGACCAATAAAGAAGTAGCCATCCGCCTGGGCATTTCCCTGGAAACGGTTAAATCCCATATCAAAAGCATTTACCAGAAGCTGGAAGTGAACAGCCGCCATGCCATTATCAGGGGCAAATATTAA